The following are from one region of the Pseudomonas putida genome:
- a CDS encoding glutathione peroxidase, with product MRAHWLTMPVLALLASASSWAADCPALLQGSLPELRGKGQVDLCERFAGKPLVVVNTASYCGFAPQFEGLEATYKEYHEQGLEMLGVPSNDFKQEDADSEKTAKVCYANYGVTFTMTKTQAVRGADAIPLFAELASQSSAPKWNFYKYVVDRKGKVIGNFSSLTKPDDPAFRAAIEKAIASQP from the coding sequence ATGCGTGCACATTGGTTGACGATGCCGGTGCTGGCCCTGCTTGCCAGCGCCTCGAGCTGGGCTGCCGATTGCCCGGCGTTGTTGCAGGGTAGCCTGCCGGAGCTGCGTGGCAAGGGGCAGGTTGACCTGTGCGAGCGCTTTGCCGGCAAGCCGCTGGTGGTGGTCAACACGGCCAGTTACTGCGGTTTCGCGCCCCAGTTCGAGGGGCTTGAGGCGACATACAAGGAATATCACGAGCAAGGCCTGGAAATGCTTGGTGTGCCGTCCAATGACTTCAAACAGGAGGATGCCGACAGCGAGAAGACGGCCAAGGTCTGTTATGCCAACTATGGTGTCACTTTCACCATGACCAAGACACAGGCGGTTCGGGGCGCGGATGCGATTCCGCTATTCGCAGAACTGGCCAGCCAGAGCAGTGCGCCGAAGTGGAATTTCTACAAGTATGTGGTAGACCGCAAGGGCAAGGTGATTGGCAACTTCTCCAGCCTGACCAAGCCGGATGATCCAGCGTTCCGGGCAGCCATCGAAAAGGCCATTGCCTCCCAGCCATAA